Proteins encoded by one window of Cydia fagiglandana chromosome Z, ilCydFagi1.1, whole genome shotgun sequence:
- the LOC134678078 gene encoding E3 SUMO-protein ligase RanBP2-like codes for MYRTKKDIDAHVESLISKLSLKEFTSRGYSIGRLYFEVGDYANCCRYVEQYLHVHSSNAAAHALLGQALQKLGKTKKALEEFKTSYELCPTQNSLVLNICEILADDKESTDPGRAKYWCEKAEKMFPKHPVTFQLREKLLSMANPDPQALVDLLLEELAVRPKDVLLHIRLLKFYLKNNNIEEAFTHSCNVEFGENNFNNNFDWYETVAQILKCNPRNNNDWLFQVLLLTVTERMCVLSITQTLGHKDRSIFESTELLHIYDQAIERVAKAGSNPGHGEFHAGLLKHHRSQFAFIAATLLLKRGATHSWRDAARDAEPLMLMAWHSSVADVSASWVTSAPEMQQKAVRRWYSEGSYRCSQSGHYLLSNFNDKSQSFLDRISQNCSGIHWRDKLYGKIFSSRYHLEKINTSHLVSTSFDAPALILPKRSEVEVHDEEAQRAYGNSLHHFVWLLSKYKEFSQFKLTIFDMLPLAVQNDANCGPESLCQMDVYAFLYCAALTSRQQRDSGVPSDKPKTLPANITDLLCPLSQMKWWDCAYKFSQNELGAEMTDIRVTLSRGIEIVRCVDNHGIEPELLCDLGRIFSNRAKLITDIDDKHSWELRAVLYYTSAINLLEKKSTDAVPRSENRMFEKLSLLPKDTNSLLEECKLYVALYELNNDEYEKAIELLSPLKSAQGLYHLSVAYKKMALNENKYSQSNANDESNSKYQSLLSKAQKYAYEAHYKLKDPENKLNHMLLIETEELINELDLHLNEWSAGAADKHVKNSSDEYFSIHGNEDVPLKSQSHFSRNFSSTPKRLSHLSMGPTSIPNVHCDQHFLEPNDKLKSSLLKRDTAAINDLIDLARSVFEENRIVGNQIISTINSNMQNTIDQFTLLKISVDQVKDQINECRKECKEVTELKKQITELKKDISKIKKVSEQTINENELFNLDEGYATNETASTFAAQLPFTAQQVMPPFNQRLIPPFTVPPNPFQLYGQNLFNLYSQFSQPSSVPGAPPIFDAARPQVNYPGVFTNPDQMYLDVAHLAQQTAVPVIPVQASVTATVAASTVPVPHSTAPVTSIMTQNVIPKDSPRSLPANVAITSSEPLPTPTTTPAPVLSVTVPPKHIKGIPHNYQIQMPATEPTTAFGFPSLGNKTSPNMESSNWTQNTVFKDSTPNTNSHSTTSISFSPKLGNTSLNEEVSIGAANDSHNKSRTLSEKSNTSIDNYDPCPDFKPIIPLPAEVKVTTGEEDETVIFSARAKLYRFIDNQWKERGLGDMKLLKHKTTGKVRVLMRREQIHKICANHAITSYMEIKPMKNETKAYFWVANDFADETLVLEKFCVRFKTADIARQFYETFEKARSEATTTDALSAGSETPVNLTSSKSDKTGTKTDGAKTIDFKSTPANNSQPAKTVFGGFTFSSTPAFKTIEDTKPSGKNVEITPSNKVNVFSGLNFKTGPASSPFSNLFSTSSAQTNSSNTSVQNVEITDKLNTSDTVEEYEPTGEFTPVVPLPALVDTKTGEEDEIVLFEHRAKLLRFVAKEWKERGLGNIKILVNKDNPQKLRLLMRREQVMKVCCNHAVTKAMTFQKMPNVDKAVTWCAQDFSEGELTPETFCLRFKTVQACNDFIDVVKTAQSKLRDDSKAAKEELNAAKQNSQSGTTIVNKPANSNWGDKFKPKQGSWECKECLVRNEANVEICPACNSPKNPGSATANTKTTEIKAPNNEVKFKFGIPQQSNPVQVSEQKVSNAQVKSSWGDMFKPAAGTWECKQCFVRNEGGIDTCCACNSPKDPNAASKPIAASTTFSTHKFNFGIPPTSNSNEQKANTTSIFDGTGAHKFNFGIPANLQVKSTDNLPKNDTSSVSNVLTLGTFKTSDAVQTSTLTPKEKPALLPTPQKPNETATFDFVFKPKTQIKAKSPAKSPKKGNGEESDGNEYASEDEGHHIHITPIIPLPDKVKVVTGEEDEDELFAHRAKLLIFVSGEWKERGLGIVKILKHKHTSKLRVVMRREQVFKICLNHALTPDITYNLKDEKNWIFAANDFSEGELTVQRFCLKFKTKEIAMQFKDAVDKARHENTNESQQNQNISVKNDNDDVEFITETQSNTEEKKKALELMLPENFFLYKNKDPCRGCRGCDDSKDSTPQTSKSNLILSAFTAPTTFSSPLKIPTENNTVFSPDKVNKTKTANSVEQPAFSQSANSTNEIIQKPKFVSADNSSSIFRPPMLNSSILPGSQTSTTSGTESDPKSIFATANSNLSSNNSTLFGFKPNNNSNSEVKSVFGATGNVKLNDSQKPDGKSIFGFSSGMTNQKPFNLFNQNDSNIFVRTNDAVKSDQTSAFASVDTPNYFGNGKSTWSFDPKTDSKASEDCKSELVKLLNTPKEDKNKPDPAPKILGSDSLLSFDAFKSQPELKFQKNPDFKWEGAGQQLFVQAPKTKSSSDADNEVETGNGAEEEYDPHYEPIVPLPDKITVTTGEEDEEKLFGMRCKLFRYNDATREWKERGVGELKILYHPVKKTYRLLFRREQVHKAVLNMLIFMDLELLPMSKSDRAWTWAGRNYAENPAGDQETLAVRFKTMDMATEFFDKVKECVRKLQAAAAQAVRKEKEVEEKPKGMALLRLPKHLQDSARADNALAMKTDRQTVEATEQPKTESAEREVTKRVLFHDVEPDQEANDEEAEDYEHEQDYYQGDDYDTYYNEDEESGTYFTCDCEAEVAQGSAVTACAQAHVQVLFDHAMCAPKIQLTNMATGELLADMLIHDETDFQVSDATCSWSGTDYTSNDPLDTTVTLAFPDSETAMQFYESCESSKEHNSAEDADTEA; via the exons TTTGTGAAATTTTGGCTGATGATAAAGAAAGCACTGATCCTGGTCGCGCTAAATACTGGTGTGAAAAAGCAGAAAAAATGTTTCCCAAACATCCTGTTACCTTTCAACTACGTGAAAAGTTATTGTCTATGGCCAATCCAGACCCACAGGCACTGGTTGATCTGCTGTTAGAAGAATTGGCTGTAAGGCCCAAGGACGTTCTGCTACACATTCGTCTACtgaaattttatttgaaaaataataatattgaagaAGCATTTACCCATAGTTGCAATGTAGAGTTTGGAGAGAACAACTTCAATAATAACTTTGATTGGTATGAGACAGTTGCACAGATTCTAAAATGTAATCCCCGGAACAACAATGATTGGCTCTTTCAGGTGCTTTTATTGACAGTCACTGAACGAATGTGTGTTTTGAGTATAACCCAGACCTTAGGCCACAAAGACAGAAGTATTTTTGAGTCTACAGAGCTACTTCATATTTACGATCAAGCTATAGAGAGAGTTGCTAAAGCTGGGAGTAATCCTGGTCATGGCGAATTTCATGCTGGTCTTCTAAAACATCACCGTAGCCAATTTGCCttcatagcagcaacattattGCTCAAGCGTGGAGCGACACACAGCTGGCGAGATGCGGCTAGAGATGCTGAGCCTTTGATGTTAATGGCCTGGCATTCCTCAGTTGCAGATGTCTCAGCTAGCTGGGTTACTTCTGCTCCAGAAATGCAACAGAAAGCTGTACGGCGCTGGTATTCTGAAGGGTCATACAGGTGTTCACAATCTGGACATTATCTGCTATCTAATTTCAATGATAAAAGTCAATCTTTCTTAGATCGCATTTCACAAAATTGCTCTGGCATACATTGGAGAGATAAGTTATACGGAAAGATATTCTCGAGCAGATAtcatttagaaaaaataaatacttcaCATTTGGTCTCAACATCTTTTGACGCGCCTGCCCTGATTTTACCTAAACGAAGTGAAGTCGAAGTCCATGATGAAGAAGCTCAGAGAGCATATGGAAATTCTCTTCATCATTTTGTGTGGCTTTTGTCTAAATACAAAGAATTTTCACAGTTTAAATTAACAATTTTTGACATGCTTCCCCTGGCAGTTCAAAATGACGCAAATTGTGGCCCAGAAAGTTTATGTCAAATGGATGTCTATGCATTTCTTTACTGTGCAGCCTTGACGTCTCGCCAACAGCGAGATTCTGGCGTTCCATCAGATAAGCCAAAAACGCTACCTGCTAATATTACAGATTTACTGTGTCCTTTGTCTCAAATGAAGTGGTGGGACTGTGCTTATAAGTTTAGTCAAAATGAATTGGGGGCAGAAATGACCGATATTCGCGTGACTCTCAGTCGCGGCATAGAAATTGTAAGATGTGTCGACAATCACGGGATAGAGCCAGAACTTCTGTGTGATCTAGGTCGCATATTCAGTAACCGAGCTAAACTTATAACAGATATTGATGATAAACACAGTTGGGAATTGCGAGCAGTTCTTTACTATACATCAGCTATAAATCTATTGGAGAAAAAGAGCACTGATGCAGTTCCAAGATCTGAAAACCGAATGTTTGAAAAGCTGAGTCTGCTGCCAAAAGATACTAACTCTTTACTTGAAGAATGTAAATTATATGTGGCACTCTATGAGTTAAATAACGACGAATATGAAAAGGCAATCGAGTTATTGTCACCATTGAAAAGTGCACAGGGTCTGTATCATCTCAGTGTTGCTTATAAAAAAATGGCATTGaacgaaaataaatattcaCAAAGCAATGCTAACGATGAGTCTAACTCAAAGTATCAGTCATTGTTATCAAAGGCCCAAAAATACGCTTACGAAGCCCATTATAAACTGAAAGATCCAGAGAATAAATTAAACCATATGCTTCTCATAGAAACTgaagaattaataaatgaattaGACCTCCATCTAAATGAATGGTCCGCCGGAGCAGCTGATAAACATGTCAAGAATTCTTCTGATGAGTATTTCTCTATACATGGCAACGAAGATGTCCCTCTTAAAAGTCAATCACACTTTTCGCGCAATTTCAGCTCTACCCCAAAACGGTTATCACACTTGAGTATGGGACCTACATCAATTCCCAATGTTCATTGTGATCAACATTTTCTAGAACCAAATGATAAACTGAAATCCAGTTTGCTAAAACGAGACACTGCAGCCATCAATGACCTTATTGACCTCGCAAGGAGTGTTTTTGAAGAAAATCGAATTGTGGGAAATCAAATTATAAGTACAATAAATTCAAATATGCAAAACACCATCGATCAATTTACTTTGCTGAAAATTTCTGTAGATCAAGTGAAAGATCAAATTAATGAGTGCAGAAAGGAGTGTAAAGAAGTTACTGAgttgaaaaaacaaataacgGAGCTAAAGAAGGACATAAGTAAAATTAAGAAAGTTTCTGAACAGACTATTAATGAAAACGAATTGTTTAACCTCGATGAGGGATACGCTACAAATGAAACCGCGTCCACTTTTGCAGCACAGTTGCCCTTTACTGCTCAGCAAGTTATGCCTCCATTTAATCAGCGCCTTATACCGCCATTCACTGTGCCACCAAATCCCTTCCAACTTTATGGTCAgaatttattcaatttatattCGCAATTTTCCCAACCGTCATCAGTGCCTGGAGCACCCCCAATATTTGATGCAGCCAGACCGCAAGTTAACTATCCAGGCGTTTTCACAAACCCCGACCAAATGTATTTAGATGTAGCGCATCTAGCTCAACAGACAGCGGTACCAGTTATTCCTGTACAGGCTTCAGTGACAGCCACAGTTGCAGCTTCCACTGTACCAGTACCTCATTCAACGGCCCCAGTCACATCAATTATGACGCAAAATGTCATACCCAAGGATAGTCCACGTTCTTTACCAGCTAATGTTGCAATAACATCATCAGAACCATTGCCGACGCCCACTACTACCCCAGCGCCAGTACTTAGTGTAACAGTTCCACCAAAGCACATCAAAGGTATTCCTCATAATTATCAAATACAAATGCCTGCAACAGAACCTACTACAGCTTTTGGTTTTCCATCACTTGGAAATAAAACAAGTCCTAACATGGAATCTTCAAATTGGACTCAAAACACGGTATTCAAAGATTCCACCCCAAACACCAACTCTCATTCTACGACTTCTATATCGTTTTCGCCAAAACTTGGCAACACTAGCTTAAATGAAGAAGTTTCGATTGGTGCAGCCAATGACAGCCATAACAAATCTAGAACATTATCTGAAAAAAGTAACACGTCGATCGATAATTACGATCCATGTCCGGATTTCAAGCCTATCATACCTCTACCAGCAGAAGTAAAAGTTACAACTGGAGAAGAAGATGAAACTGTTATTTTTTCGGCTAGGGCAAAACTATATCGGTTTATCGACAATCAGTGGAAAGAAAGAGGTCTTGGTGACATGAAATTACTTAAACATAAAACCACTGGAAAAGTTCGAGTGCTCATGAGGCGAGAACAAATTCATAAGATTTGCGCTAATCATGCTATAACATCCTACATGGAAATCAAACCTATGAAGAATGAAACAAAAGCGTACTTTTGGGTAGCAAATGATTTTGCAGATGAAACCCTTGTGCTAGAAAAGTTCTGTGTCAGATTCAAAACAGCTGACATAGCGCGACAATTTTACGAAACCTTCGAAAAAGCTAGATCAGAGGCTACTACGACAGATGCATTGAGTGCAGGATCAGAAACCCCGGTAAACCTAACTTCAAGCAAATCTGATAAAACAGGTACAAAAACTGATGGTGCTAAAACAATAGATTTTAAATCAACTCCAGCCAATAATTCACAACCTGCTAAGACAGTATTCGGTGGTTTCACTTTCAGTAGTACACCGGcgtttaaaacaattgaagaTACAAAGCCCTCTGGAAAAAATGTAGAAATAACGCCATCAAACAAAGTTAATGTGTTTAGTGGCTTGAATTTCAAAACTGGACCTGCTTCTTCACCATTTAGCAATCTGTTCAGTACTTCCAGTGCGCAAACTAACAGTTCTAATACATCAGTGCAAAATGTTGAGATAACGGACAAATTGAATACTTCGGATACAGTAGAAGAATACGAGCCGACAGGCGAGTTCACACCTGTTGTGCCTTTGCCAGCATTAGTAGACACGAAGACTGGCGAAGAAGATGAAATTGTTCTATTTGAACACAGAGCCAAGTTGTTACGCTTCGTTGCTAAAGAATGGAAGGAACGCGGTCTCGGTAATATAAAAATCCTCGTAAATAAGGACAACCCGCAAAAATTGCGCCTTTTGATGAGAAGAGAGCAAGTTATGAAAGTTTGCTGCAACCATGCTGTTACAAAAGCAATGACATTCCAGAAAATGCCCAATGTTGACAAAGCAGTCACATGGTGTGCTCAAGACTTTTCCGAGGGTGAGCTCACACCTGAAACCTTTTGTCTACGTTTTAAAACAGTACAAGCTTGTAATGATTTTATTGATGTCGTAAAAACTGCTCAATCGAAATTAAGAGACGACTCCAAGGCAGCTAAAGAAGAACTTAATGCGGCCAAACAAAATTCCCAAAGTGGAACTACTATTGTAAACAAACCAGCAAATTCTAATTGGGGCGATAAATTCAAACCCAAGCAAGGTTCTTGGGAATGTAAGGAATGTTTAGTTCGGAATGAAGCCAATGTCGAAATCTGTCCCGCGTGTAACAGCCCGAAGAATCCAGGCAGTGCTACAGCAAACACAAAAACCACAGAGATCAAAGCACCTAACAacgaagttaaatttaaatttggtATTCCCCAACAATCCAATCCAGTTCAGGTCTCAGAACAAAAAGTGTCTAATGCACAAGTTAAATCATCATGGGGAGACATGTTTAAACCTGCAGCTGGAACATGGGAATGCAAACAATGTTTTGTTAGAAATGAAGGTGGAATAGATACCTGCTGTGCATGCAATAGCCCGAAAGATCCCAATGCAGCAAGTAAGCCCATCGCCGCCAGCACTACGTTTTCAACCCACAAATTTAACTTTGGCATTCCACCAACAAGCAATAGCAATGAACAGAAGGCAAATACTACTTCTATTTTCGACGGTACTGGTGCTCATAAATTCAATTTTGGCATCCCCGCAAACCTTCAAGTGAAATCCACTGATAATTTACCTAAGAATGACACAAGTTCTGTAAGTAATGTTTTAACACTAGGGACGTTCAAAACTAGTGATGCCGTCCAGACATCAACATTAACACCAAAAGAAAAACCAGCCTTATTGCCAACCCCTCAAAAACCAAATGAAACAGCAACTTTCGATTTTGTGTTCAAGCCAAAAACTCAAATTAAAGCTAAGAGCCCTGCTAAGTCACCTAAAAAAGGCAATGGGGAAGAGAGCGACGGCAACGAGTATGCCTCCGAAGATGAAGGACACCACATACATATTACTCCAATCATACCTTTGCCCGATAAG GTGAAAGTTGTAACAGGTGAAGAAGATGAAGATGAGCTTTTTGCACACAGAGCGAAATTGTTGATATTTGTTTCTGGTGAATGGAAAGAAAGAGGACTTGGTATAGTAAAAATCTTAAAGCACAAACATACATCCAAATTGAG GGTCGTTATGAGGCGTGAGCAAGTCTTCAAGATATGTTTAAATCATGCGCTGACTCCAGATATAACTTACAACCTTAAAGACGAAAAAAATTGGATATTCGCTGCTAATGATTTCAGCGAAGGAGAATTAACTGTACAAcgtttttgcttgaagttcaaaACGAAAGAAATTGCCATGCAGTTTAAAGATGCCGTGGACAAAGCAAGACACGAGAATACTAATGAATCacaacaaaatcaaaatatttctGTTAAAAATGACAATGATGATGTGGAATTTATTACTGAAACACAGTCCAACACGGAGGAAAAGAAAAAAGCACTGGAACTAATGTTACCAGAGAATTTCttcttatataaaaataagGACCCCTGTCGTGGTTGCCGTGGTTGTGACGACAGCAAAGATTCGACACCCCAAACCTCAAAGAGTAACCTTATCCTAAGTGCTTTTACTGCTCCGACAACGTTCTCTAGTCCCCTTAAGATACCCACGGAAAATAATACTGTCTTTAGTCcagataaagtaaataaaactaaaactgcCAACTCTGTTGAACAGCCTGCTTTTTCACAATCAGCCAATTCTACAAATGAAATTAttcaaaaaccgaaattcgtttCTGCAGACAACTCCAGTTCAATATTCAGACCACCAATGCTCAACTCTTCTATTCTCCCTGGGTCGCAAACTAGCACTACTAGTGGAACGGAATCAGATCCTAAATCAATATTTGCTACTGCAAACTCGAACTTGTCGTCAAACAATTCAACATTGTTTGGGTTTAAACCAAATAATAACAGCAATAGTGAGGTGAAGTCTGTATTCGGGGCAACCGGTAATGTCAAACTAAATGACAGCCAAAAGCCAGATGGAAAATCAATATTTGGGTTTTCGAGTGGTATGACGAATCAAAaaccttttaatttatttaatcaaaATGATAGCAACATATTTGTCAGGACAAACGACGCGGTTAAATCTGATCAAACATCAGCATTCGCTTCGGTAGATACACCAAATTATTTTGGAAATGGCAAGAGTACTTGGAGCTTTGATCCTAAAACTGACTCTAAAGCGTCAGAAGACTGTAAGAGTGAGCTTGTCAAACTATTAAATACACCAAAAGAAGACAAAAACAAACCTGATCCTGCCCCGAAAATCTTAGGCTCAGATAGTTTATTGTCTTTTGATGCTTTTAAAAGCCAACCTGAACTAAAGTTCCAAA AAAACCCTGATTTCAAATGGGAAGGTGCTGGTCAGCAGTTGTTCGTACAGGCGCCGAAAACAAAGAGTTCCAGCGATGCAGACAACGAGGTGGAGACCGGCAACGGCGCGGAGGAAGAGTACGACCCGCATTACGAGCCCATTGTCCCTCTGCCCGACAAAATAACCGTGACCACGGGCGAGGAGGACGAG GAAAAGTTGTTTGGAATGCGTTGTAAGCTGTTCAGATACAATGACGCTACTCGCGAATGGAAGGAACGAGGCGTTGGAGAGCTAAAAATATTGTATCACCCTGTGAAAAAGACTTACCGACTGCTTTTTAGACGTGAACAG GTACACAAGGCTGTGCTGAACATGCTTATCTTCATGGACCTGGAGTTGCTGCCGATGAGCAAGAGCGATCGCGCGTGGACGTGGGCCGGGCGCAACTACGCGGAGAACCCCGCCGGGGACCAGGAGACGCTTGCGGTGCGGTTTAAGACTATGGATATGGCCACTGAATTCTTCGATAAAGTCAAGGAATGCGTACGG AAATTACAAGCTGCAGCAGCGCAGGCCGTAAGAAAGGAAAAGGAGGTGGAAGAGAAGCCTAAAGGCATGGCTTTATTAAGGTTACCTAAACATCTACAAGACAGCGCACGCGCTGATAATGCTTTAGCAATGAAAACTGACCGTCAAACTGTCGAGGCCACTGAACAGCCTAAAACGGAGTCCGCTGAACGAGAAGTGACGAAACGTGTTCTCTTCCACGATGTGGAGCCAGATCAAGAGGCGAACGACGAAGAAGCGGAAGATTACGAACACGAGCAAGATTATTACCAAGGCGATGACTACGATACCTACTATAATGAG GATGAGGAATCCGGCACGTACTTCACATGTGACTGCGAGGCGGAGGTGGCGCAGGGCAGCGCGGTGACGGCGTGCGCGCAGGCGCACGTGCAGGTGCTGTTCGACCACGCCATGTGCGCGCCCAAGATCCAGCTCACCAACATGGCCACGGGCGAGCTGCTGGCCGATATGCTCATACATGACGAGACTGACTTTCAG GTGTCGGACGCCACGTGCAGCTGGTCCGGCACCGACTACACCAGCAACGACCCGCTCGACACCACCGTCACGCTCGCCTTCCCCGACAGTGAGACAGCGATGCAGTTCTACGAGAGTTGCGAG TCGAGCAAAGAACACAATTCCGCTGAAGATGCTGACACAGAAGCGTAA